The stretch of DNA TGGTTTATCATCAGTAGCTTATGGAACAATGGCAGTAGCTTTAAATTCATGGGTAGATAAAACGACAGAAGCTATTTATCAAACAACAAATTTATCAAAAGAATTGGGTGTTAATGTCGAATCTATGCAACAATGGGAATATGTTGCAAAAATGAATGGTTCAACAGCTGATGCATTACAATCTTCAATAGGTGGGCTAAGTGAAAGAATAGGAGAGTATGCGAAGTTTGATAGTGGAGAGGGTAAAGAAGTTTTTGAAAAGTTAGGAATATCAGTAAAAGATGCAGAGGGTAAAATAAAAAGTGCTGATGTAGTAATGCAAGATTTAGCTAAATCTATGCAAGGATTAAATGTTTCAGAACAAAGAAGTATTGTTGCTAAACTTGGAATTGATGAAAGTATGCTGCAAACTTTAAGATTAACAGATACTCAAATTAATCATTTAAAAGATAGTGCTAGTGCATGGGGATTAGTTACAGAAGAACAAGCAGAAGAATTAACAAAATATAAAAGAAGTTTAACAGATTTAGGATATGGATTTGATGCAGTTAAAACACAATTGGCTATTGCTCTTGCTCCAGCAATGAAAGAAGCTATTGATACTTTTAAAGAATTTTTTAAAGAAAATAGAGAGAGTATCCAAGAAGGGTTAAATAAAACTATTGATGTGATAATGTCTTTTGGTAGTGCATTGATTAATATTGGTGGGTTAATTTATGATGTAATTGATAATACGGTTGGTTTTAATAATGTTCTTCTAATTTTAGGGGCTAGACTATTGTATGTAAATAGAGCAATGTTTTTAAACCCTTTAGGATTATTTGTTGCTGGTGTTATTTTAGCTATTGGTGTAATTGGTGATTTAATTGTAGCTTTTAAAGGTGGCGAAAGTGTTATAGCTGATTTCTTTGCAAGTTTCAATATTGATATTGTAAAAGCTTTAACAGGTGCTTTTGATATATTAAAAGGAACATGGAATGGATTAATTGCAATTGCTTTAAAACTATCAGAAAGTGTATTAGCTTTATTTGCCATTTTAGAAAAAGGTGGTAAATTTGTAGGTTTAGATTTTGGATTAGGAATTGAAGAACAATATTTAAAAATTAAAGCATTAAGAGAAGAATATGAGAAGTTATCAAAAAACCAAATAAAAGGTGCTCTTGAAAATGGAATTAAAATTGATTCAACAAAAGGGATAGGAAGTGTTTTAGAAAAAAATTCAAATCCACTAAATTATAATGATTTAGGAAATGTACACTTACCACCAAATGTTCCTATACTAAAAGATAATGCACTTCTACCAAATAATATAGCAAATAATACTAACACGGCAACGACAAACAATAATACTCAGAACAATAACATTAAGATTGATGTAAAAAGTGATAATCCAACTATTGCGGGTCAAACTGTTGTTGATAGCTTAAATAAACAAATATCAAATGCAAATAAACAATTTGATGTTGGGGGTAGATAATGTTTGATAATTTCATAAAAAGTATTGAAGATTTTACAAAAAATCCATTTGGAACAACAAAACAAGAAGAAACACAAACTATTGGAATAGCTGGATATAAACTAGATGTTAGATTAAAAGAAAATCCAACATATACAACAGATATACCAGATAATTATGTAGAAGATGGTAGTTATGTAAATGACCATTTTGTAGATAAACCTTTAATTGTAACTTTAGAGGGTGAGGTTGCAGATTTACATTATCAAGAAATAAATACAAATTCTTTAATTGATAATTTATTAACTGATAAATATGCAGGAATAACTGAAAATTTATATCCAAATTATAGAAGTAATCAAACTTTACAAAGAATGAATAAGTTAATGGACGATGTAAGATATTCAGAAGTTACAGAGTTAGCGAATAAAACTGGTAATTTATATAATATTTTTGAGGGTGGAAGAGACAAGGAAACTCTTAATTTTATGGAATTTATTGAGAGATTACAAAATGCAAAAATGCCAGTTAAAATTGAGACTGCATCAAAAACTTATGAGAATATGGGATTAATATCTTTTGCTCCAGTTAGAGACCAAGTAACAAATACAGCAATTGGTTATCAAGCTACCTTTAAGCAAGTGAGATTTGCTAAAACTATTTTAGTTGAAGTTCAAAAGATGACAAAAAATCCAGCAAAAAGTGTAAA from Arcobacter lacus encodes:
- a CDS encoding phage tail tape measure protein, which codes for MAVTELVNKISFVGSLQPLERLNAGLSTSIKAIGLSSVAYGTMAVALNSWVDKTTEAIYQTTNLSKELGVNVESMQQWEYVAKMNGSTADALQSSIGGLSERIGEYAKFDSGEGKEVFEKLGISVKDAEGKIKSADVVMQDLAKSMQGLNVSEQRSIVAKLGIDESMLQTLRLTDTQINHLKDSASAWGLVTEEQAEELTKYKRSLTDLGYGFDAVKTQLAIALAPAMKEAIDTFKEFFKENRESIQEGLNKTIDVIMSFGSALINIGGLIYDVIDNTVGFNNVLLILGARLLYVNRAMFLNPLGLFVAGVILAIGVIGDLIVAFKGGESVIADFFASFNIDIVKALTGAFDILKGTWNGLIAIALKLSESVLALFAILEKGGKFVGLDFGLGIEEQYLKIKALREEYEKLSKNQIKGALENGIKIDSTKGIGSVLEKNSNPLNYNDLGNVHLPPNVPILKDNALLPNNIANNTNTATTNNNTQNNNIKIDVKSDNPTIAGQTVVDSLNKQISNANKQFDVGGR
- a CDS encoding phage baseplate protein, translated to MFDNFIKSIEDFTKNPFGTTKQEETQTIGIAGYKLDVRLKENPTYTTDIPDNYVEDGSYVNDHFVDKPLIVTLEGEVADLHYQEINTNSLIDNLLTDKYAGITENLYPNYRSNQTLQRMNKLMDDVRYSEVTELANKTGNLYNIFEGGRDKETLNFMEFIERLQNAKMPVKIETASKTYENMGLISFAPVRDQVTNTAIGYQATFKQVRFAKTILVEVQKMTKNPAKSVKNKVAPKSDKGTVNGEKVQDAKAKELLSPLVAVKRLFQ